TTCTGTTGGACCAGTGTGTTCATCATTTGCTCCTGCAACTGAGTCTGAGAGAGGCCTTGGAGAGTTCAGTGTTCATGGTGGATAGGGGGAAGTGCTCGCCATCTTCTTTGCTGCTCCATCTGCACCTCAGGATAATGCTCCGGAGCTGCTCCTTGAAGTTATTGTTCAGGAAGCCGTAGATGATGGGGTTGATGCAGGTGGAAACCATACCCGCCAGGTGACACAGGGAGAAGATGAGATTGTGCTGACAGTGCATTACTATTTGCACATCCCAGTCCATGACCGCGTTGAAAACATGCAGCGGGAACCAGCAGATCCCAAAGCCCACCACCAAGAAGCCCAGCAGCAGGGTGATCCGCCGGCTGTTCGCCAGTTTGCGGTTCTCCTCGCCTGTTCTGTCCAGCAAGTCCCTCCTTGTCCTAAGCCTCCAGTATATCCTGCCGTAACAGACTGTAATGAAAGCCAGAGGCACACAGTACTGGAAGGCGAGCAGCCAGGTGGTGTAAACCAGCTTCTGCTCCCTGGATGGCCAGGACTCTGTACAGACTGCCTCCTTCACCAGGGGCGCCAGGGGAACAGGGAGATCCAAGAAAGGTTCATCCGTGAGGACATGAAAAAACACAAAGGGCAGGGAGACGGCACAGGCCAGGCTCCAGGTGAGCAGCAGCGCCAGGTAAGCTTGAGGGACACTGGGTTTCCAGCCGGTGGGGTGCAGAATGAGTTGATGCCTTTCCAGAGCAATCATGACCAGGGAAAGCACAGACACTGTCACCGACAGGCACTGGAAAAACGGCACCGTCTTACACAGCACTTCACCAAAAGCCCAATAGTCCATGAGGGTATAGGCCACTGT
Above is a genomic segment from Chiloscyllium punctatum isolate Juve2018m chromosome 38, sChiPun1.3, whole genome shotgun sequence containing:
- the LOC140463735 gene encoding neuropeptide Y receptor type 4-2-like, yielding MEAPILPSANASISGNATGWGHFLDFGNPCPASAALTVFLLASYSAVLVVGLLGNISLICVIARQERNNVTNLLIANLSLSDLTICVFCLPFTVAYTLMDYWAFGEVLCKTVPFFQCLSVTVSVLSLVMIALERHQLILHPTGWKPSVPQAYLALLLTWSLACAVSLPFVFFHVLTDEPFLDLPVPLAPLVKEAVCTESWPSREQKLVYTTWLLAFQYCVPLAFITVCYGRIYWRLRTRRDLLDRTGEENRKLANSRRITLLLGFLVVGFGICWFPLHVFNAVMDWDVQIVMHCQHNLIFSLCHLAGMVSTCINPIIYGFLNNNFKEQLRSIILRCRWSSKEDGEHFPLSTMNTELSKASLRLSCRSK